The following proteins are co-located in the Zonotrichia albicollis isolate bZonAlb1 chromosome 1, bZonAlb1.hap1, whole genome shotgun sequence genome:
- the SRI gene encoding sorcin isoform X1 codes for MISMLDRDMSGTLGFNEFKELWAVVNGWKQHFVSFDSDGSGTVDRQELEKALMTMGFRLSPQAVTAITKRYSTQGKIAFDDYIACCVKLRALTECFRRRDTTQQGFVNFHYDDFIQCVMSI; via the exons ATGATCTCAATGCTGGAT AGGGATATGTCTGGCACACTGGGATTTAATGAGTTTAAAGAACTCTGGGCTGTGGTCAATGGCTGGAAGCAACACTTTGTAAGTTTTGACAGTGATGGAAGTGGCACAGTGGATCGTCAGGAACTGGAGAAAGCCTTGATGACCATGG GATTTCGACTGAGCCCACAGGCTGTGACTGCCATCACAAAGCGATACAGCACTCAAGGGAAGATTGCATTTGATGATTACATTGCCTGCTGTGTGAAACTCCGAGCTCTCACTG AATGTTTTAGAAGAAGGGATACAACTCAGCAGGGTTTCGTGAACTTCCACTATGATGAC TTCATACAGTGTGTTATGAGCATCTAA
- the SRI gene encoding sorcin isoform X2, which yields MAYPGQPVPGGFYQGGYGGAPGGPAFPGQAQDPLYGYFAAVGGQDGQIDADELQRCLTQSGIAGSYKPFNLETCRLMISMLDRDMSGTLGFNEFKELWAVVNGWKQHFVSFDSDGSGTVDRQELEKALMTMGFRLSPQAVTAITKRYSTQGKIAFDDYIACCVKLRALTECFRRRDTTQQGFVNFHYDDFIQCVMSI from the exons ATGGCGTATCCCGGACAGCCGGTACCCGGCGGGTTCTACCAGGGCGGg tATGGAGGAGCTCCAGGAGGACCAGCATTCCCTGGACAAGCTCAGGATCCTTTGTATGGTTATTTTGCTGCAGTAGGAGGGCAG GATGGACAAATAGATGCTGATGAGCTACAGAGATGTCTCACCCAGTCAGGGATTGCAGGATCATATAAAC CTTTCAACTTAGAGACTTGCAGACTTATGATCTCAATGCTGGAT AGGGATATGTCTGGCACACTGGGATTTAATGAGTTTAAAGAACTCTGGGCTGTGGTCAATGGCTGGAAGCAACACTTTGTAAGTTTTGACAGTGATGGAAGTGGCACAGTGGATCGTCAGGAACTGGAGAAAGCCTTGATGACCATGG GATTTCGACTGAGCCCACAGGCTGTGACTGCCATCACAAAGCGATACAGCACTCAAGGGAAGATTGCATTTGATGATTACATTGCCTGCTGTGTGAAACTCCGAGCTCTCACTG AATGTTTTAGAAGAAGGGATACAACTCAGCAGGGTTTCGTGAACTTCCACTATGATGAC TTCATACAGTGTGTTATGAGCATCTAA
- the SRI gene encoding sorcin isoform X3 — MAYPGQPYGGAPGGPAFPGQAQDPLYGYFAAVGGQDGQIDADELQRCLTQSGIAGSYKPFNLETCRLMISMLDRDMSGTLGFNEFKELWAVVNGWKQHFVSFDSDGSGTVDRQELEKALMTMGFRLSPQAVTAITKRYSTQGKIAFDDYIACCVKLRALTECFRRRDTTQQGFVNFHYDDFIQCVMSI; from the exons ATGGCGTATCCCGGACAGCCG tATGGAGGAGCTCCAGGAGGACCAGCATTCCCTGGACAAGCTCAGGATCCTTTGTATGGTTATTTTGCTGCAGTAGGAGGGCAG GATGGACAAATAGATGCTGATGAGCTACAGAGATGTCTCACCCAGTCAGGGATTGCAGGATCATATAAAC CTTTCAACTTAGAGACTTGCAGACTTATGATCTCAATGCTGGAT AGGGATATGTCTGGCACACTGGGATTTAATGAGTTTAAAGAACTCTGGGCTGTGGTCAATGGCTGGAAGCAACACTTTGTAAGTTTTGACAGTGATGGAAGTGGCACAGTGGATCGTCAGGAACTGGAGAAAGCCTTGATGACCATGG GATTTCGACTGAGCCCACAGGCTGTGACTGCCATCACAAAGCGATACAGCACTCAAGGGAAGATTGCATTTGATGATTACATTGCCTGCTGTGTGAAACTCCGAGCTCTCACTG AATGTTTTAGAAGAAGGGATACAACTCAGCAGGGTTTCGTGAACTTCCACTATGATGAC TTCATACAGTGTGTTATGAGCATCTAA
- the SRI gene encoding sorcin isoform X4 — protein MNQYGGAPGGPAFPGQAQDPLYGYFAAVGGQDGQIDADELQRCLTQSGIAGSYKPFNLETCRLMISMLDRDMSGTLGFNEFKELWAVVNGWKQHFVSFDSDGSGTVDRQELEKALMTMGFRLSPQAVTAITKRYSTQGKIAFDDYIACCVKLRALTECFRRRDTTQQGFVNFHYDDFIQCVMSI, from the exons ATGAATCAG tATGGAGGAGCTCCAGGAGGACCAGCATTCCCTGGACAAGCTCAGGATCCTTTGTATGGTTATTTTGCTGCAGTAGGAGGGCAG GATGGACAAATAGATGCTGATGAGCTACAGAGATGTCTCACCCAGTCAGGGATTGCAGGATCATATAAAC CTTTCAACTTAGAGACTTGCAGACTTATGATCTCAATGCTGGAT AGGGATATGTCTGGCACACTGGGATTTAATGAGTTTAAAGAACTCTGGGCTGTGGTCAATGGCTGGAAGCAACACTTTGTAAGTTTTGACAGTGATGGAAGTGGCACAGTGGATCGTCAGGAACTGGAGAAAGCCTTGATGACCATGG GATTTCGACTGAGCCCACAGGCTGTGACTGCCATCACAAAGCGATACAGCACTCAAGGGAAGATTGCATTTGATGATTACATTGCCTGCTGTGTGAAACTCCGAGCTCTCACTG AATGTTTTAGAAGAAGGGATACAACTCAGCAGGGTTTCGTGAACTTCCACTATGATGAC TTCATACAGTGTGTTATGAGCATCTAA
- the STEAP4 gene encoding metalloreductase STEAP4 — protein sequence MNKNSSNTMALAPNTSNKRETVCIFGTGDFGRALGHKMIQSGYPVVYGSRSTQISNLIPKDAEVLGHAEAAQKAAIIIIAIQRQHYNFLTPLAEVLRGKVLVDISNNLKLNQYPESNAEHLAQLLPGSKVVKAFNTVSAWALQSGTLDASRQVFVCGDDVAAKEMVMNIVRALGLTPVDKGSLLAAQEIENYPLQLFPMWKFPIFLSLGLTAFFFLYCVVLDIIYTYIYEKNDFSFFIAITIPNRVCPVMALILLALVYLPGIFAAIIQLYRGTKYRRFPDWLDKWMQCRKQLGLIALAFASLHAVFTLVTPLRAFASWRTGKGIISQALNNKTEPLDHTKAWLSDSYLALGILGFFLFVLLGITSLPSVSNNVNWREFRFVQSKLGYLALILCTAHTLVYGGKWFLSPSAYKWYLPNIYILSLIVPCAVLVVKFVLIFPCIDKRLTQIRQGWERNPKYSKQSNYVINKSAV from the exons atgaatAAAAATTCTTCCAACACGATGGCTTTGGCTCCTAACACTTCTAATAAAAGAGAGACAGTGTGCATATTTGGAACTGGAGATTTTGGACGCGCCCTGGGGCATAAGATGATTCAGTCTGGCTACCCAGTGGTGTATGGAAGCCGAAGCACCCAGATATCCAACCTGATTCCCAAGGATGCAGAGGTGTTGGGCCACgcagaggcagcacagaaagCTGCCATCATCATTATAGCAATCCAGAGGCAGCACTACAACTTTCTTACACCACTAGCAGAGGTTCTCCGTGGAAAAGTCTTGGTGGACATAAGCAACAACTTGAAATTAAACCAGTATCCCGAGTCGAACGCGgagcacctggcacagctgctgcccgGCAGTAAGGTTGTGAAAGCCTTCAACACCGTGTCAGCCTGGGCCCTGCAGTCAGGCACGCTGGATGCAAGCCGGCAG GTGTTTGTCTGTGGAGATGATGTGGCAGCTAAAGAAATGGTCATGAATATTGTTCGTGCACTGGGTCTCACTCCAGTAGATAAGGGATCcctcttggctgctcaggaaaTAGAAAATTACCCTCTGCAACTCTTTCCAATGTGGAAGTTTCCCATCTTTTTGTCTCTTGGCCTAACTGCATTCTTCTTCTTATACTGTGTGGTTCTTGATATAATTTACACttatatttatgaaaaaaatgacttttcattttttattgcaATTACCATTCCAAATCGGGTCTGCCCTGTAATGGCACTCATCCTTCTCGCCTTGGTGTATCTGCCTGGTATATTTGCTGCAATTATTCAGTTATACAGAGGGACCAAGTACCGCCGTTTCCCAGACTGGCTAGACAAATGGATGCAGTGTAGGAAACAGCTTGGACTGATAGCCTTGGCGTTTGCTTCCCTGCATGCTGTGTTCACCCTTGTTACTCCATTGCGCGCCTTTGCAAGCTGGAGAACCGGCAAAGGAATCATCTCCCAG GCCTTGAACAATAAAACTGAACCACTCGACCACACTAAGGCCTGGCTTAGTGACTCTTATTTGGCTTTGggaattttaggattttttttatttgttcttctGGGAATAACTTCCTTGCCTTCAGTCAGCAACAATGTCAACTGGCGAGAATTTAGATTTGTTCAG TCCAAACTGGGATATCTGGCACTGATTTTGTGCACTGCACACACGCTGGTTTATGGTGGAAAATGGTTCCTGAGCCCATCAGCATACAAGTGGTATCTTCCAAACATCTATATCCTCTCCCTCATTGTTCCATGTGCTGTACTGGTTGTCAAATTTGTGCTGATATTTCCTTGTATAGATAAACGTCTCACACAAATtcggcagggctgggagagaaaTCCCAAATACTCAAAACAGTCAAATTACGTTATCAACAAGTCTGCTGTATAA